From a single Lewinella sp. LCG006 genomic region:
- a CDS encoding SDR family NAD(P)-dependent oxidoreductase encodes MDDQSGTTLKTVLITGGSSGIGYALSQAFARDGYRILWVSKPADELEEASIVLKQDFPYVALHFLALDLAVPNAAQTVLEWTQKLGIKIDVLVNNAGFGTYGHFEKMPLPTELAMLQLNAVTVYELTHLFLREMEAQGRGKIMNISSAASYVPMPYSSIYAGTKAFVRQMTESLAWELYDRKSPVKVYAVCPGPLADTKFQQQAGMMGVRTFKSIMASTTVDEVARDAYRGLQKNTTIIRTGLAFRINYWVAKFSPEWLARWIVLREMAKKG; translated from the coding sequence ATGGATGATCAAAGCGGCACGACTCTAAAAACGGTACTCATCACGGGTGGTAGTAGTGGTATTGGTTATGCGCTCAGTCAAGCGTTTGCGCGGGATGGTTACCGTATTTTATGGGTATCCAAGCCAGCGGACGAGCTGGAAGAGGCCAGCATTGTACTCAAGCAAGACTTTCCCTACGTGGCCTTGCATTTCCTGGCGCTAGATTTGGCAGTCCCCAATGCGGCTCAAACGGTCCTTGAATGGACTCAAAAGTTGGGCATCAAAATTGACGTACTGGTCAACAACGCCGGTTTTGGCACCTACGGACACTTCGAAAAAATGCCGCTGCCAACAGAACTCGCGATGCTTCAACTCAACGCAGTTACCGTTTACGAACTGACCCATTTGTTTCTCCGCGAAATGGAAGCACAAGGGCGCGGCAAGATCATGAACATCAGCTCGGCTGCCTCCTACGTGCCTATGCCCTACTCCAGCATCTATGCCGGCACCAAAGCTTTCGTACGCCAAATGACCGAGTCGCTAGCCTGGGAATTGTACGACCGCAAATCGCCCGTAAAGGTATACGCTGTCTGCCCCGGCCCGTTGGCCGACACCAAGTTTCAGCAACAAGCCGGAATGATGGGCGTACGGACTTTCAAGAGCATCATGGCCAGTACGACGGTAGACGAAGTAGCCCGTGATGCCTACCGGGGCTTGCAGAAAAACACGACCATTATTCGTACTGGCCTGGCCTTCCGCATCAATTACTGGGTCGCTAAATTCAGCCCCGAGTGGTTGGCGCGGTGGATCGTGCTGCGGGAGATGGCGAAGAAGGGGTAG
- a CDS encoding multicopper oxidase domain-containing protein, with amino-acid sequence MKLFSTYRPAMVLLGLLMLIGIAYAQPSFHNPIPIPPIISTDDGLVEISIEETAHKFDPNGNHPLLNGTVNQPNGIPSWAYNVYFQTNLTFLGPTIRWTTGNPVNMRVYNNLPASSTLTPVTTTTTHWHGAEVPGRLDGGPHQPILPGNFWDVSFTNLDSASTMWYHPHFHNQTLPHVQLGLSGMIISQQPSDIIGPTLPSTYGVDDIPVIISDLGVSLDTITNTVSIVSEKGRRPINIVNGVTNPYLELPAQIVRLRILNGSTRKGIAYGVSTSKYSMDPADWEEFRLIATDGGYTLSPQVMKNNMIGPGARNEVILDLTDYSPGDTLYLRNLKALLPGSVVGSPFPIPPTQWPGPGGSSRDTTMGPAFLQIRIIQDPPFYDPVEVFTEYVSDWDPTLADTLGITNRRTKDLVYMEQIIEGEDTLRGFTIDSTTYDLETINDVICEGAKEVWTIHNKSPVAHPFHIHKIFFRILDIDSMGVSIPLAERGFNGPKDDVLVLPNWRLRFLAKFDDYPSPIDDYQQSYMYHCHILTHEDQEGGGMMHQFVVTDNPECTPVGVEDMVLEEDTMLLFPNPAGDELFMAGKSSMTSTVRVLDIQGRTIKQQQLGAFEGQVPIDINGLKPGMYVVLWRNERGETARKLVVR; translated from the coding sequence ATGAAACTTTTTTCTACCTACCGACCAGCCATGGTCTTGCTGGGCTTGCTCATGCTTATAGGCATAGCGTACGCCCAACCTTCTTTCCACAACCCGATTCCGATTCCTCCCATCATCAGTACCGATGACGGATTGGTGGAGATTTCGATTGAAGAAACGGCTCATAAATTTGACCCCAACGGTAATCATCCCTTGCTGAATGGTACGGTCAATCAGCCCAATGGAATACCTTCTTGGGCGTACAATGTTTATTTTCAAACAAACCTGACTTTTTTGGGGCCAACGATCCGCTGGACGACCGGTAATCCGGTAAATATGCGGGTCTACAACAACTTGCCGGCATCCTCAACCCTGACGCCGGTAACTACGACTACGACCCACTGGCATGGTGCAGAAGTACCTGGCCGCCTCGATGGTGGCCCTCACCAGCCCATCTTGCCGGGTAATTTTTGGGACGTGAGCTTTACAAACCTGGACAGTGCCTCTACCATGTGGTACCATCCTCATTTTCACAACCAGACCTTACCGCACGTACAATTGGGCTTGTCCGGGATGATCATCTCGCAGCAACCTTCGGATATTATCGGTCCAACGTTGCCAAGCACCTATGGTGTTGATGATATTCCCGTGATTATTAGCGATTTGGGAGTATCACTGGATACCATTACGAATACGGTGAGTATTGTCAGTGAGAAAGGGCGCCGCCCCATTAATATTGTGAATGGGGTGACGAACCCTTACTTGGAGCTGCCGGCTCAAATTGTCCGCTTGCGGATTTTGAATGGTTCTACCCGTAAGGGGATTGCTTATGGCGTGAGTACTTCCAAATATAGCATGGACCCCGCAGACTGGGAGGAGTTTCGCCTAATCGCCACGGATGGAGGGTACACTTTGAGTCCGCAAGTCATGAAAAACAACATGATCGGCCCCGGGGCCAGAAACGAAGTTATTCTTGACCTCACCGACTATTCACCAGGAGATACCCTTTACCTGAGAAACTTGAAAGCCTTGCTTCCTGGTTCTGTAGTGGGTAGTCCTTTCCCTATACCCCCAACCCAGTGGCCTGGCCCGGGTGGTAGCTCACGGGACACGACGATGGGACCCGCCTTCCTGCAAATACGGATCATTCAAGACCCGCCTTTCTATGATCCTGTGGAGGTCTTTACCGAGTATGTCTCTGATTGGGACCCTACGCTGGCCGATACCCTGGGGATTACCAATCGACGTACCAAGGATCTGGTCTACATGGAACAGATAATTGAGGGGGAAGACACCCTGCGGGGCTTTACCATTGATAGTACAACTTACGATCTGGAAACGATCAATGATGTCATTTGTGAAGGAGCAAAAGAAGTTTGGACCATCCACAATAAGTCGCCGGTAGCGCACCCTTTCCACATTCACAAAATCTTCTTCAGGATTCTGGATATTGACTCGATGGGGGTTTCGATTCCACTAGCGGAGCGGGGTTTCAATGGACCGAAAGATGATGTACTTGTTTTGCCCAATTGGCGCTTGCGTTTTTTGGCCAAGTTTGATGATTATCCCAGCCCGATCGACGATTACCAACAATCGTACATGTACCATTGCCATATCCTTACCCACGAAGACCAAGAGGGGGGAGGCATGATGCACCAGTTTGTGGTAACGGACAATCCGGAGTGTACGCCCGTAGGGGTGGAAGATATGGTACTGGAAGAAGATACCATGTTGCTGTTTCCCAACCCTGCGGGTGATGAGTTGTTTATGGCGGGTAAATCCAGTATGACGAGTACCGTTCGGGTGCTAGACATTCAGGGCCGTACCATCAAGCAACAACAGTTAGGCGCTTTTGAAGGCCAGGTACCTATTGATATCAATGGTTTGAAGCCCGGGATGTACGTAGTGCTGTGGCGTAACGAACGCGGCGAAACGGCCAGGAAATTGGTGGTTCGGTAA
- a CDS encoding agmatine/peptidylarginine deiminase, which produces MTTTRRFPAEWEPQSMIQFTFPHADSDWADLLEEVTPCFVACVEAVSRFQKVLVVANDRERVGKLLAHLPAERVEIVVCPSNDTWARDHGGITVLEDGKPLLLDFIFNGWGLKFAANRDNLITRTLHTWGIFGKTPVQQMSIVLEGGALETDGEGTLLSTTECLLSPNRNPHLTLAETEAELTRQLGVDRFLWLDNGFLAGDDTDSHIDTLARFCSPDTIAYVQCTDETDEHYTELKLMEQELKTFRMRSGAPYKLVPLPWPTACYAEDGHRLPATYANFLIINGAVLVPTYGVPEDGLALSVLQQCFPHREIIGIDCRMLIEQHGSLHCISMQYPAGV; this is translated from the coding sequence ATGACCACCACCCGCCGCTTTCCCGCCGAATGGGAGCCTCAATCCATGATTCAGTTTACCTTCCCTCATGCAGATAGCGATTGGGCGGACTTGCTTGAGGAGGTCACTCCCTGTTTTGTGGCTTGCGTCGAGGCCGTCAGTCGCTTTCAAAAAGTGCTCGTGGTTGCTAATGATCGCGAGCGGGTAGGGAAGTTATTGGCGCACTTGCCCGCAGAGAGAGTAGAGATCGTCGTCTGTCCCAGCAATGATACCTGGGCGCGGGACCACGGGGGAATTACTGTCTTGGAAGATGGAAAACCTTTGTTGCTGGATTTTATTTTCAATGGCTGGGGCCTGAAATTTGCGGCCAATCGTGACAATCTGATTACTCGGACCTTACACACCTGGGGTATTTTTGGCAAAACGCCTGTCCAACAAATGAGCATCGTCCTCGAAGGCGGCGCGCTGGAAACGGATGGAGAAGGTACCCTATTGTCAACAACTGAATGCCTGCTTTCGCCCAACCGAAACCCTCATTTGACGCTTGCTGAAACCGAAGCGGAATTGACCCGCCAGCTTGGTGTTGATCGCTTTTTGTGGTTGGATAATGGCTTCCTGGCGGGCGACGATACCGATTCTCACATCGATACCCTGGCACGTTTCTGTAGCCCGGATACCATCGCTTATGTGCAATGTACGGATGAAACCGATGAACATTACACCGAACTGAAGCTGATGGAACAGGAGCTGAAGACCTTCCGTATGCGGTCTGGCGCACCTTACAAATTGGTGCCATTGCCCTGGCCCACGGCCTGCTATGCGGAAGATGGTCATCGCCTACCAGCAACCTACGCCAACTTTCTGATCATCAACGGGGCCGTTCTGGTGCCTACTTATGGTGTCCCGGAAGACGGCCTGGCCTTGAGTGTTTTACAGCAGTGTTTTCCCCATCGGGAGATAATTGGCATAGATTGCCGTATGCTCATCGAGCAACACGGCTCGCTGCATTGTATCAGTATGCAGTATCCGGCAGGAGTTTAG
- a CDS encoding glycosyl hydrolase — MLKQISFVLTLLSLCWLAIPNLAAQQITEDHYSSLEWRSIGPYRGGRSAAVTGVPGKPNLYYFGATGGGVWRTTDGGQTWANISDGSFGGSIGAVAVSEADPNVIYVGGGEVTVRGNVSYGYGVYKSVDAGKNWEHIGLPNSRHIPRIRIHPKNPDLVYAAVLGDLFKPSAERGVYRSKDGGQNWEKILFANEDAGAVDLLLDPNNPRILYASTWRIRRTPYSLESGGEGSALWKSTDGGDTWTNISANKGLPGGAWGISGVAVSPVNSNRVWAIIENEKGGVYRSEDGGDNWRKVNDDRALRQRAWYYSRIYADTQDEDIVYVMNVRYHKSTDGGATFKAYNAPHGDHHDLWIAPEDNQRMIIADDGGAQTSFDAGENWSTYYNQPTAQFYRVTTDNHFPYRIYGAQQDNSTLRVLHRTDGRSIGERDWEPTAGGESAHIAVDPLDNDVVYGGSYGGYLTRFNHRTKQEQAINVWPDNPMGYGAEGMKYRFQWNFPIFFSPHNPKRMYVTSNHVHVTEDGGKSWEIISPDLTRNDPSKLGSSGGPITQDNTSVEYYCTVFAAAESTHEAGVIWAGSDDGLLHITRDGGKNWSNVTPKGMPEWMMFNSVEIDPFRKGGAYVAGTRYKLGDYTPYLYHTTDYGATWKLITKGIDKLHFTRVLRADPERDGLLYAGTESGMYISFDNGTNWQPFQLNMPMVPITDLTIKNNNLIAATQGRSFWMIDDLTVLHQLNDEVLAADQYLFQPLEAYRMDGSQGRPSRTQGMNHPGGVTFHFNINELPADSVAVALELYEEGGNLIRTYASDAKEKDEKLEFEKGGNTFNWDMRYPDGVDFDGMILWWAGVGGPKAKPGNYEARLKVGDEEQVQTFTILPDPRSEATPEDMAAQFEFMKSVQDKVSEAHQAIIDLRDVKTQVNGFIERLPKGDQYTALREQAKVITESLTEVEETLYQTKNRSGQDPLNFPIRLTNKLAHLNSLVGIGDSRPTAQAYAVKEEISKLIDDELADYRRIMGQEIPKFNQLIREQQIDLITGPKAKP; from the coding sequence ATGCTGAAACAAATCTCCTTCGTCCTTACCTTATTAAGTCTGTGCTGGCTCGCTATTCCTAACCTGGCCGCTCAGCAAATTACAGAAGATCATTACAGTAGCCTCGAGTGGCGCTCCATCGGCCCTTACCGAGGTGGGCGCTCGGCAGCGGTTACGGGTGTTCCTGGAAAACCGAACCTTTATTATTTTGGTGCTACTGGTGGGGGTGTCTGGCGCACTACCGATGGCGGCCAAACCTGGGCCAATATTTCTGATGGTTCCTTTGGTGGGTCCATTGGTGCAGTGGCCGTGAGTGAAGCCGACCCCAATGTGATTTACGTCGGTGGTGGTGAGGTGACCGTACGCGGTAATGTCTCCTACGGCTATGGCGTTTACAAAAGTGTAGATGCTGGTAAAAACTGGGAGCACATTGGCTTGCCCAATTCGCGCCATATTCCTCGTATCCGTATTCATCCCAAAAATCCGGATCTTGTGTACGCAGCTGTATTAGGTGACCTGTTTAAACCCAGTGCAGAACGTGGCGTTTATCGCTCTAAAGATGGTGGCCAAAACTGGGAGAAAATCCTTTTCGCTAATGAGGACGCTGGTGCGGTAGACCTACTACTCGACCCCAACAATCCACGGATTCTCTACGCATCGACCTGGCGTATCCGCCGTACACCTTACAGCCTCGAAAGCGGCGGTGAAGGGTCTGCACTGTGGAAGAGTACGGATGGTGGCGACACCTGGACCAACATTTCGGCTAACAAAGGCTTGCCTGGTGGTGCCTGGGGCATCAGCGGCGTGGCCGTCTCACCTGTGAACAGCAACCGTGTGTGGGCCATTATCGAAAACGAAAAAGGAGGTGTTTACCGCTCCGAAGATGGTGGTGACAACTGGCGCAAAGTAAATGACGACCGCGCCCTGCGTCAACGTGCCTGGTATTACAGCCGGATTTATGCCGACACCCAGGACGAAGATATCGTGTACGTGATGAACGTTCGCTACCACAAAAGCACCGATGGAGGGGCGACCTTCAAAGCCTACAACGCGCCCCATGGTGATCACCACGACTTGTGGATAGCTCCGGAAGACAATCAGCGGATGATCATTGCCGACGATGGTGGTGCGCAGACCAGCTTTGATGCCGGTGAAAACTGGAGTACCTACTACAATCAGCCTACGGCGCAGTTTTACCGCGTGACGACCGACAACCACTTCCCCTACCGCATCTACGGCGCGCAGCAAGACAACAGCACCTTGCGGGTGCTGCACCGCACGGATGGCCGCTCGATTGGTGAGCGCGACTGGGAACCGACTGCCGGTGGCGAAAGTGCCCACATTGCGGTAGATCCACTGGACAACGATGTGGTTTACGGGGGCAGCTATGGTGGCTATCTCACGCGCTTCAATCACCGCACCAAGCAAGAACAAGCCATCAACGTGTGGCCTGACAACCCTATGGGCTACGGTGCCGAAGGCATGAAATACCGCTTTCAGTGGAACTTCCCGATCTTCTTCTCGCCCCACAATCCCAAGCGGATGTACGTGACCTCTAACCATGTGCACGTGACGGAAGATGGTGGCAAAAGTTGGGAAATTATCAGTCCGGATCTCACCCGAAACGATCCATCAAAATTGGGTTCTTCCGGTGGGCCCATTACGCAGGACAATACCAGCGTAGAGTACTACTGTACCGTATTTGCAGCAGCAGAATCTACCCACGAGGCGGGTGTTATCTGGGCGGGCTCCGACGATGGGTTATTGCACATCACCCGAGATGGCGGTAAGAATTGGTCGAACGTCACGCCCAAGGGAATGCCCGAATGGATGATGTTCAACAGTGTGGAGATTGACCCATTTCGCAAGGGCGGTGCCTACGTGGCGGGAACGCGCTACAAGTTGGGAGATTACACCCCCTACTTGTACCACACGACGGACTATGGTGCAACCTGGAAGTTGATTACCAAAGGCATTGACAAGCTGCACTTTACCCGGGTGCTGCGCGCTGATCCGGAACGCGATGGGCTGCTATACGCTGGTACAGAATCGGGTATGTACATCAGTTTCGACAATGGAACCAACTGGCAGCCCTTTCAGTTGAATATGCCTATGGTACCGATCACGGACCTGACCATTAAAAACAATAACCTCATTGCTGCTACCCAAGGACGCAGTTTCTGGATGATTGATGATCTGACGGTGTTACATCAACTGAATGACGAAGTGCTGGCAGCTGATCAGTACCTCTTTCAACCACTGGAAGCCTACCGCATGGACGGCTCACAGGGACGGCCAAGTCGGACGCAGGGCATGAACCATCCTGGTGGGGTGACTTTCCACTTCAACATCAATGAACTTCCTGCAGATAGCGTGGCAGTTGCATTGGAGTTGTACGAAGAAGGTGGCAACTTGATCCGTACTTATGCTTCGGATGCGAAAGAGAAAGACGAGAAGCTGGAATTTGAAAAAGGCGGTAACACCTTCAATTGGGACATGCGCTACCCCGATGGGGTCGATTTTGACGGCATGATTCTCTGGTGGGCTGGTGTGGGTGGCCCCAAAGCAAAGCCTGGCAACTACGAAGCTCGCCTAAAAGTAGGTGACGAAGAGCAGGTGCAGACCTTTACCATCTTGCCTGATCCCCGCTCCGAAGCGACACCTGAGGACATGGCAGCTCAGTTTGAGTTCATGAAGTCGGTGCAGGACAAAGTCAGTGAAGCCCACCAGGCCATCATCGACCTGCGGGATGTAAAAACGCAAGTGAACGGCTTCATTGAGCGCCTTCCGAAAGGAGACCAATACACTGCTTTGCGCGAACAAGCTAAAGTGATTACGGAAAGCCTCACGGAGGTAGAAGAAACCCTCTACCAAACGAAAAACCGGAGTGGCCAAGACCCCTTGAATTTCCCTATCCGCCTCACCAATAAGTTGGCTCACCTCAACAGTCTGGTAGGTATTGGAGATTCGCGGCCCACCGCACAAGCCTACGCCGTGAAAGAAGAAATCTCCAAATTGATCGACGATGAGCTAGCGGATTACCGCCGGATCATGGGCCAGGAAATCCCTAAATTCAACCAGCTGATCCGCGAGCAGCAGATTGATCTAATTACGGGGCCGAAGGCGAAGCCTTAA
- a CDS encoding NACHT domain-containing protein encodes MKNRLKPLLTFFGLLVIIIIVSLVPELVGGDLADSLKGKLGKNYHYIIIGVGLLALLAYTYWSEADGLFGKKVKETPLENVSQDNLQKIRSSLLESYQKRIDSKLASRFPIELEVTYTREGSPTKGHIYNKSLRISDLKKELIEIFDQQRGRLLIIGEPGAGKTTLLLQLAIKLLERDEAQIPFIINIATWRSRFSSVEKWLLELLPQMGFSKALARQMITEQRLLLLLDGLDEVAEEERSVFLNAVANYGKSNQARFVICSRIREYTDTVDAPVNGQVMVNPLTLTQIEQGLKDTASPEANGLLDAIAKDALLAKVLIVPFYLNTIQLLFASKKVLEEFKFTSNKIVKIEQEIIAAFVDDATNKLGDYSREQVRKWLAFLASRMNRYNLVDVELSSFQYHWCNLNEKQILSQSFVFFLIASLSYSLTLSLLFGLCSGLISCLLTGLASLLFSGLLYGLYFGFVVWLALGLAVGLVVGLFGMIVKGIKKRNIIIAIQTDIDIETKDKLVWSPSLLKISFKNSFRLILVAGLIAGLVFGIAVGFTINPIAGLVAGLVTSLVSSLVHILVRGLGYILDSNRSYLKIHHPYQRFYASMWSLHFSIIQHFHLRYILYKKGLLPWRLVDFLNEATKNNILESDGGSWRFRHRILQDYFAKHWEDVYAETEDGHQKQEEG; translated from the coding sequence GTGAAAAATCGATTAAAACCCTTACTTACCTTCTTTGGGCTCCTGGTGATCATCATCATTGTGAGTCTGGTTCCTGAATTGGTTGGGGGTGATTTGGCTGATTCTTTAAAAGGTAAATTGGGGAAAAACTATCATTACATCATCATAGGTGTGGGATTGCTAGCCTTACTTGCTTACACATACTGGAGCGAAGCAGATGGTTTATTCGGCAAAAAAGTAAAAGAAACTCCGTTAGAAAACGTCTCACAAGATAATCTGCAAAAGATTCGTAGCAGTTTGCTTGAGAGCTACCAAAAGCGCATTGATAGCAAGCTAGCCAGTAGGTTTCCCATCGAACTGGAAGTGACGTACACTCGTGAAGGGTCGCCGACCAAGGGCCACATCTACAACAAAAGCCTACGTATCAGTGATCTCAAGAAAGAGTTGATCGAAATTTTTGATCAGCAGCGAGGACGTCTACTTATTATTGGCGAACCAGGAGCGGGCAAAACAACCCTACTTCTCCAATTGGCAATTAAATTACTTGAGCGAGACGAAGCGCAGATTCCATTTATCATAAATATTGCCACATGGCGATCACGCTTTTCTTCGGTAGAAAAGTGGCTCCTAGAATTACTCCCGCAAATGGGGTTTTCTAAAGCGCTGGCAAGGCAAATGATCACCGAGCAGCGGCTATTACTCCTATTGGATGGTCTCGATGAAGTAGCGGAGGAAGAGCGCTCTGTATTTTTGAATGCCGTAGCCAATTACGGAAAAAGCAATCAGGCTAGGTTCGTTATTTGCTCTCGCATTCGGGAATATACGGACACGGTGGATGCCCCTGTAAATGGCCAAGTCATGGTCAATCCACTTACCTTAACACAAATTGAACAGGGATTAAAGGATACTGCATCGCCAGAAGCAAATGGTCTATTGGATGCCATAGCGAAAGATGCACTTTTAGCAAAGGTTCTAATAGTTCCTTTCTATCTAAATACGATACAGTTACTTTTTGCTTCTAAGAAGGTGTTAGAAGAATTTAAATTCACTTCCAACAAAATAGTAAAAATAGAACAAGAAATTATTGCTGCTTTCGTAGATGATGCCACCAATAAATTAGGTGATTATTCCCGAGAACAGGTGAGAAAATGGCTAGCGTTTTTGGCAAGTAGGATGAATCGATACAATTTGGTAGACGTTGAATTATCTAGTTTCCAATACCATTGGTGTAATTTAAATGAAAAACAAATTTTATCGCAAAGCTTTGTCTTCTTCCTAATCGCTAGCTTAAGCTACAGCTTGACTTTATCCCTCCTCTTTGGGCTATGCTCTGGGCTTATCTCTTGTCTCCTTACCGGGCTAGCCTCCTTGTTGTTCTCCGGGTTGTTGTATGGGTTATACTTTGGGTTCGTTGTATGGTTAGCTTTAGGGTTAGCAGTAGGACTAGTTGTAGGGTTATTTGGAATGATAGTTAAAGGAATAAAAAAGAGAAATATAATTATAGCGATACAAACAGACATAGACATTGAAACCAAGGATAAATTAGTATGGTCACCTTCTTTATTAAAAATTAGCTTCAAAAATAGTTTTAGACTTATTCTCGTCGCTGGCCTAATAGCTGGCTTAGTCTTTGGGATAGCCGTTGGTTTTACTATTAATCCAATAGCTGGTCTAGTAGCTGGTCTGGTAACCAGTCTAGTCAGTAGTCTAGTCCATATCTTGGTCAGGGGTTTGGGCTATATATTAGATAGCAATAGATCATATCTAAAAATTCACCACCCCTACCAACGCTTCTACGCCTCCATGTGGTCGCTCCACTTTTCCATTATCCAACACTTCCACCTCAGATACATCCTCTACAAAAAAGGGCTCCTCCCCTGGCGCTTGGTAGATTTCCTCAACGAAGCCACCAAAAACAATATCCTGGAATCCGACGGCGGCTCCTGGCGGTTCCGGCACCGGATTTTGCAGGATTATTTTGCGAAGCATTGGGAAGATGTATATGCGGAAACAGAAGATGGCCATCAAAAACAAGAAGAGGGATAA
- a CDS encoding IS1634 family transposase, translated as MLIKAEPVGDLPVISRLLQSTGLSQRVDKHYPTHHLWQGTSIGKTLEAFLVYILSENDHRLYSVEDWALGLERTLSWLLDEADFQAAYLSDDRLGSLLDYLSKDDERWMSFQRDHNQSLIRFYDLDNGTDQGPLDTVRIDSTTAQSHRETEGIFQLGHNATGLALPQVKLMLLAIDKANLPLALNVVAGQNSDDKLYVPALEQAWEQGLKSKGVLVVGDRKLCNQYNMCFIADSGNYYLGPLAQRQYSREELMQAREWIEQQQEPAERVMRQAAGSKDSQAIALVKELPAREIISADGTIHTQRLFGVCSLNLRKRQVAQLEQRCQTACQEVRLRFTRNRGRKTIKSVEEAERTINKILDKHKVAHLYSWKITLSQDPAEPCSVELTLDEQQNNIEQQLAGWRVMATNAPSDRLSACEVVLCYWEEYRIEQHFHLLLTKCTSLTPIFLKKENRIQAMLRILMLALQYYNLWQYTIRQTLKSEQNSYLTNLVPGNPGRKVERPTTSLVLSAFRSVQMIYIMTDDHKASVHLQGIEEHHLRLLKMMRLPTDIYRHPWEA; from the coding sequence ATGCTGATCAAAGCAGAGCCTGTAGGCGATCTACCGGTGATTAGTCGCCTACTCCAATCGACCGGTTTGTCCCAGCGCGTGGACAAGCACTATCCTACTCATCATTTGTGGCAGGGAACCAGTATTGGCAAGACATTGGAGGCTTTTCTGGTCTATATTCTGAGCGAGAACGATCATCGACTGTACAGCGTAGAAGACTGGGCTTTGGGCTTGGAGCGCACGTTGAGTTGGCTTTTGGATGAAGCTGATTTTCAGGCTGCTTATCTCAGTGATGACCGTTTGGGTAGTCTGCTGGACTACCTGTCTAAGGACGATGAGCGCTGGATGTCCTTTCAGCGCGATCATAACCAATCGCTAATTCGGTTTTACGATCTGGACAACGGTACTGATCAAGGTCCCCTTGATACGGTGCGTATCGACAGTACCACGGCTCAAAGTCATCGAGAAACAGAAGGCATTTTTCAGTTGGGGCATAATGCCACGGGTTTGGCCCTACCTCAGGTAAAATTGATGCTACTGGCTATAGACAAAGCCAACCTGCCACTGGCTCTGAACGTGGTAGCAGGGCAAAACAGTGACGACAAGCTTTACGTGCCAGCCTTGGAACAGGCCTGGGAACAAGGTCTCAAGTCCAAAGGAGTACTGGTAGTGGGAGACCGCAAGCTGTGTAATCAGTACAATATGTGTTTCATTGCTGACAGCGGCAACTACTACTTGGGCCCATTGGCTCAACGACAATACTCACGAGAGGAATTAATGCAAGCCCGTGAGTGGATTGAGCAACAACAAGAGCCCGCCGAACGCGTAATGCGTCAGGCGGCGGGAAGTAAGGATTCACAAGCCATCGCGCTGGTTAAAGAGCTGCCCGCACGTGAAATCATCTCCGCTGACGGCACGATTCACACCCAAAGGCTATTCGGGGTATGTAGCTTGAATCTACGCAAGCGCCAAGTTGCCCAACTAGAGCAACGCTGCCAGACCGCTTGCCAGGAGGTCAGACTGCGCTTCACGCGCAACCGAGGTCGTAAAACGATCAAGTCGGTAGAGGAAGCTGAACGAACCATCAACAAGATACTGGACAAGCACAAAGTCGCTCACCTATACAGCTGGAAGATCACACTATCTCAGGACCCGGCCGAACCTTGCAGTGTGGAACTTACACTGGACGAGCAGCAAAACAACATCGAACAGCAACTGGCCGGATGGCGCGTGATGGCCACTAACGCTCCTTCGGATAGACTCTCGGCTTGCGAGGTGGTACTTTGTTACTGGGAGGAGTATCGTATCGAGCAGCATTTTCATTTGCTGTTGACCAAATGCACCTCGCTTACGCCAATCTTCCTGAAAAAAGAAAATCGCATCCAAGCCATGTTGCGCATACTAATGCTGGCTCTACAGTACTATAATCTGTGGCAATACACCATCCGCCAAACACTGAAAAGCGAACAAAACAGCTATCTTACCAATCTGGTGCCCGGCAATCCCGGCCGCAAAGTTGAGCGACCTACCACATCGCTGGTCTTAAGCGCGTTCCGAAGCGTCCAGATGATCTACATAATGACTGATGATCACAAAGCCAGCGTACACTTGCAGGGCATCGAAGAACATCACCTGAGGTTGCTTAAGATGATGCGATTGCCAACAGATATTTATCGTCATCCATGGGAGGCGTGA